One Pyxicephalus adspersus chromosome 3, UCB_Pads_2.0, whole genome shotgun sequence genomic window carries:
- the APBB2 gene encoding amyloid beta precursor protein binding family B member 2 isoform X5: MAERKNAKATACSSSQERPHASLDVPLQVEFPTPKTELVQKFHVMYIGMLPCTKPTGMDVVNEAIDGLIDHSDKEDWVPVIMNVADATLTVSKEKDEEVLLECRVRFLSFMGVGKDIHTFAFIMDTGNQHFETHVFWCEPNAGSVSEAVQAACMLRYQKCLVARPPSQKAQPPPPPADSVTRRVTTSVKRGVQSLIDTLKQKRPVADMP, from the exons ATGGCAGAAAGGAAAAATGCCAAAGCTACGGCTTGCAGTTCCTCGCAGGAAAGACCACATGCTAGCCTGGATGTACCATTGCAAG TAGAATTCCCAACACCAAAGACAGAACTTGTGCAGAAATTTCATGTGATGTATATTGGCATGTTGCCTTGCACCAAACCAACAG gtaTGGATGTTGTTAATGAAGCCATTGATGGACTTATTGACCATTCAGACAAAGAAGATTGGGTTCCAGTTATTATGAATGTAGCTGATGCTACTTTAACAGTTAGTAAAGAGAAG GATGAAGAGGTTTTACTGGAATGCAGGGTTCGCTTCCTGTCCTTCATGGGTGTTGGCAAGGACATTCACACATTTGCATTCATTATGGACACTGGAAATCAACACTTTGAGACTCATGTCTTCTGGTGTGAGCCTAACGCAGGAAGTGTTTCTGAAGCTGTCCAAGCAGCCTGCATG TTACGGTATCAGAAGTGCCTGGTTGCCAGGCCTCCATCCCAGAAGGCTcagccaccaccaccacctgcaGACTCAGTGACAAGAAGAGTCACAACTAGCGTAAAACGGGGTGTTCAGTCCCTGATTGACACTTTGAAACAGAAACGCCCTGTAGCTGACATGCCATAG